One genomic segment of Ricinus communis isolate WT05 ecotype wild-type chromosome 3, ASM1957865v1, whole genome shotgun sequence includes these proteins:
- the LOC8282065 gene encoding HBS1-like protein isoform X2, whose translation MPRKVNYGVDFDDDDDYEDYDYDYEYDVEDYGEAPESKQEISSARQWRCSICTYDNDESMNACDICGVIRNPTAGNSNNNDKRTADSVCKDSGVSIMAKSLFASLPHRTLHKPVVAQLQKDDSVTKGAQGNTKFLNCENFQGNFLELHKAFSSHSHSDINIVPFKFDVPSPDNLVSSGLHSSKRDSRANSLNLKPPKASSGIIDNGATNSQSIVKRLDDSSLLMEKGKRDSGNDNVRGKNEASAIQSSSGSNSSFSLKPKPGVASNFLEDSALSIHSSDEMPENSSALMPKGKHRNMDNSSSSSMIGGERHMLANNISMMSVSDKSEHVSSINAKKSKSIAHYQPDNWMLLDKADDTMTQLNLAIVGHVDSGKSTLSGRLLHLLGRITQKEMHKYEKEAKLQGKGSFAYAWALDESPEERERGITMTVAVAYFDSKKYHVVVLDSPGHKDFVPNMISGATQADAAILVIDACTGAFEAGMESKKGQTREHVQLIRSFGVDQIIVAINKMDAVQYSKDRFDSIKTQLGMFLRSCGFKDSSISWIPLSAMENQNLVSAPSDVVLSSWYHGPCLLDAIDAFQPPSREFSKPLLMPICDVIKSPSMGQVSACGKLEAGALRIGSKVLVMPSGDVGTVRTLERDSQACSVARAGDNVAVSLVGIDGSNVIAGGVLCHPDFPVPVAKHLELKVLVLDFATPILIGSQLEFHLYHTKEAARVVRIISLLDPKTGKETKKAPRCLTPKQHALIEVDLHGPVCAQEFSSCKALGRVSLRVLGRTIALGVVTKIIEEQA comes from the exons ATGCCCCGTAAAGTAAACTATGGTGTCGATTtcgatgatgatgatgattatgaggattatgattatgattatGAATATGACGTGGAAGACTATG GGGAAGCACCAGAATCTAAGCAAGAAATTAGTAGTGCTAGGCAATGGCGTTGCTCCATTTGCACTTATGACAATGATGAGAGTATGAATGCTTGTGACATTTGTGGGGTAATTCGTAATCCTACTGCAGGCAATTCCAACAATAATGACAAGAGAACAG CTGACAGTGTGTGCAAAGATTCTGGAGTATCCATAATGGCCAAGTCTCTTTTTGCATCATTGCCACATCGGACACTCCACAAGCCTGTAGTAGCTCAACTGCAGAAAGATGATTCTGTGACTAAGGGGGCACAAGGGAACACTAAATTTCTCAACTGTGAGAATTTCCAAGGAAACTTTCTTGAATTACATAAGGCCTTTAGTTCTCATAGCCACTCCGACATCAACATAG TTCCTTTCAAGTTTGATGTTCCATCTCCAGACAATTTGGTTTCTAGTGGACTGCATTCCTCCAAAAGGGACTCAAGAG CCAATTCTTTGAATCTCAAACCTCCTAAAGCTTCTTCAGGAATAATTGACAATGGGGCAACTAATTCACAGTCCATCGTGAAAAGGTTAGATGACTCTTCTCTGTTGATGGAAAAAGGCAAACGAGACAGTGGGAATGATAATGTACGTGGAAAGAACGAGGCGTCTGCTATACAGTCAAGTTCTGGTTCAAATAGCTCCTTTTCTTTGAAGCCAAAACCTGGAGTAGCAAGCAATTTCTTAGAGGATAGTGCACTAAGCATCCATTCAAGTGATGAAATGCCAGAGAACTCATCTGCATTGATGCCAAAAGGCAAACACAGAAATATGGATAATAGCAGTTCATCTTCAATGATTGGGGGCGAGCGTCATATGCTTGCTAATAACATAAGCATGATGTCTGTCTCTGATAAATCAGAACATGTAAGTAGCATTAATgctaaaaaatctaaatcaaTTGCACATTATCAGCCTGACAACTGGATGCTCCTTGACAAAGCAGATGATACAATGACTCAACTGAATCTTGCAATT GTTGGCCATGTTGACTCAGGAAAATCAACACTCTCTGGTAGACTGCTACATCTTTTAGGAAGAATAACCCAAAAAGAAATGcacaaatatgaaaaagaagcCAAATTACAG GGCAAGGGGTCCTTTGCCTATGCTTGGGCATTGGATGAGAGTCCTGAAGAAAGGGAAAGGGGTATAACTATGACAGTGGCTGTTGcttattttgattcaaaaaaatatcacGTGGTTGTGCTCGATTCCCCGGGCCACAAGGATTTTGTTCCAAACATGATATCTGGGGCTACGCAAGCTGATGCTGCAATTCTTGTCATAGATGCCTGTACTGGTGCTTTTGAAGCTGGCATGGAGAGTAAGAAGGGGCAAACAAGAGAGCATGTCCAACTTATTAGAAGTTTTGGAGTTGATCAAATTATAGTTGCGATTAATAAAATGGATGCTGTGCAATATTCCAAGGATAGgtttgattcaattaaaacACAACTTGGAATGTTTCTCCGTTCTTGTGGCTTTAAAGATTCGTCAATTTCATGGATTCCATTGAGTGCCAtggaaaatcaaaatttagtATCAGCTCCTTCTGATGTTGTTTTGTCATCCTG GTATCATGGACCTTGTCTGTTAGATGCAATTGATGCTTTTCAACCTCCCAGTAGAGAATTCTCAAAACCCTTACTTATGCCCATATGTGATGTCATCAAGTCACCTTCAATGGGACAGGTGTCAGCCTGTGGTAAATTAGAGGCTGGAGCTCTTCGGATTGGATCAAAG GTTTTGGTGATGCCATCAGGAGATGTAGGAACGGTACGCACCCTAGAGCGTGACTCTCAGGCCTGTTCTGTTGCAAGAGCGGGAGACAATGTGGCTGTCAGTCTAGTGGGGATTGATGGGAGCAATGTGATAGCTGGGGGTGTTCTTTGTCACCCTGACTTCCCTGTCCCTGTTGCAAAGCATTTGGAGTTGAAGGTGCTTGTCTTGGATTTTGCGACCCCAATTTTGATTGGCTCTCAA CTGGAATTTCATTTATACCATACAAAAGAGGCTGCAAGAGTTGTAAGGATAATATCATTACTTGATCCAAAAACTGGAAAGGAGACAAAGAAAGCACCCCGCTGTCTTACTCCAAAGCAACACGCATTAATTGAG GTTGATTTGCACGGACCAGTTTGTGCTCAAGAGTTCTCAAGTTGCAAAGCTCTTGGAAGAGTGTCTCTGAGAGTATTAGGTAGGACGATTGCCTTAGGTGTTGTGACAAAGATAATTGAAGAGCAGGCGTAG
- the LOC8282065 gene encoding HBS1-like protein isoform X8 has protein sequence MVSISMMMMIMRIMIMIMNMTWKTMVSNNPYICEREAPESKQEISSARQWRCSICTYDNDESMNACDICGVIRNPTAGNSNNNDKRTASSGIIDNGATNSQSIVKRLDDSSLLMEKGKRDSGNDNVRGKNEASAIQSSSGSNSSFSLKPKPGVASNFLEDSALSIHSSDEMPENSSALMPKGKHRNMDNSSSSSMIGGERHMLANNISMMSVSDKSEHVSSINAKKSKSIAHYQPDNWMLLDKADDTMTQLNLAIVGHVDSGKSTLSGRLLHLLGRITQKEMHKYEKEAKLQGKGSFAYAWALDESPEERERGITMTVAVAYFDSKKYHVVVLDSPGHKDFVPNMISGATQADAAILVIDACTGAFEAGMESKKGQTREHVQLIRSFGVDQIIVAINKMDAVQYSKDRFDSIKTQLGMFLRSCGFKDSSISWIPLSAMENQNLVSAPSDVVLSSWYHGPCLLDAIDAFQPPSREFSKPLLMPICDVIKSPSMGQVSACGKLEAGALRIGSKVLVMPSGDVGTVRTLERDSQACSVARAGDNVAVSLVGIDGSNVIAGGVLCHPDFPVPVAKHLELKVLVLDFATPILIGSQLEFHLYHTKEAARVVRIISLLDPKTGKETKKAPRCLTPKQHALIEVDLHGPVCAQEFSSCKALGRVSLRVLGRTIALGVVTKIIEEQA, from the exons ATGGTGTCGATTtcgatgatgatgatgattatgaggattatgattatgattatGAATATGACGTGGAAGACTATGGTCAGTAACAATCCATATATATGTGAAA GGGAAGCACCAGAATCTAAGCAAGAAATTAGTAGTGCTAGGCAATGGCGTTGCTCCATTTGCACTTATGACAATGATGAGAGTATGAATGCTTGTGACATTTGTGGGGTAATTCGTAATCCTACTGCAGGCAATTCCAACAATAATGACAAGAGAACAG CTTCTTCAGGAATAATTGACAATGGGGCAACTAATTCACAGTCCATCGTGAAAAGGTTAGATGACTCTTCTCTGTTGATGGAAAAAGGCAAACGAGACAGTGGGAATGATAATGTACGTGGAAAGAACGAGGCGTCTGCTATACAGTCAAGTTCTGGTTCAAATAGCTCCTTTTCTTTGAAGCCAAAACCTGGAGTAGCAAGCAATTTCTTAGAGGATAGTGCACTAAGCATCCATTCAAGTGATGAAATGCCAGAGAACTCATCTGCATTGATGCCAAAAGGCAAACACAGAAATATGGATAATAGCAGTTCATCTTCAATGATTGGGGGCGAGCGTCATATGCTTGCTAATAACATAAGCATGATGTCTGTCTCTGATAAATCAGAACATGTAAGTAGCATTAATgctaaaaaatctaaatcaaTTGCACATTATCAGCCTGACAACTGGATGCTCCTTGACAAAGCAGATGATACAATGACTCAACTGAATCTTGCAATT GTTGGCCATGTTGACTCAGGAAAATCAACACTCTCTGGTAGACTGCTACATCTTTTAGGAAGAATAACCCAAAAAGAAATGcacaaatatgaaaaagaagcCAAATTACAG GGCAAGGGGTCCTTTGCCTATGCTTGGGCATTGGATGAGAGTCCTGAAGAAAGGGAAAGGGGTATAACTATGACAGTGGCTGTTGcttattttgattcaaaaaaatatcacGTGGTTGTGCTCGATTCCCCGGGCCACAAGGATTTTGTTCCAAACATGATATCTGGGGCTACGCAAGCTGATGCTGCAATTCTTGTCATAGATGCCTGTACTGGTGCTTTTGAAGCTGGCATGGAGAGTAAGAAGGGGCAAACAAGAGAGCATGTCCAACTTATTAGAAGTTTTGGAGTTGATCAAATTATAGTTGCGATTAATAAAATGGATGCTGTGCAATATTCCAAGGATAGgtttgattcaattaaaacACAACTTGGAATGTTTCTCCGTTCTTGTGGCTTTAAAGATTCGTCAATTTCATGGATTCCATTGAGTGCCAtggaaaatcaaaatttagtATCAGCTCCTTCTGATGTTGTTTTGTCATCCTG GTATCATGGACCTTGTCTGTTAGATGCAATTGATGCTTTTCAACCTCCCAGTAGAGAATTCTCAAAACCCTTACTTATGCCCATATGTGATGTCATCAAGTCACCTTCAATGGGACAGGTGTCAGCCTGTGGTAAATTAGAGGCTGGAGCTCTTCGGATTGGATCAAAG GTTTTGGTGATGCCATCAGGAGATGTAGGAACGGTACGCACCCTAGAGCGTGACTCTCAGGCCTGTTCTGTTGCAAGAGCGGGAGACAATGTGGCTGTCAGTCTAGTGGGGATTGATGGGAGCAATGTGATAGCTGGGGGTGTTCTTTGTCACCCTGACTTCCCTGTCCCTGTTGCAAAGCATTTGGAGTTGAAGGTGCTTGTCTTGGATTTTGCGACCCCAATTTTGATTGGCTCTCAA CTGGAATTTCATTTATACCATACAAAAGAGGCTGCAAGAGTTGTAAGGATAATATCATTACTTGATCCAAAAACTGGAAAGGAGACAAAGAAAGCACCCCGCTGTCTTACTCCAAAGCAACACGCATTAATTGAG GTTGATTTGCACGGACCAGTTTGTGCTCAAGAGTTCTCAAGTTGCAAAGCTCTTGGAAGAGTGTCTCTGAGAGTATTAGGTAGGACGATTGCCTTAGGTGTTGTGACAAAGATAATTGAAGAGCAGGCGTAG
- the LOC8282065 gene encoding HBS1-like protein isoform X7: MVSISMMMMIMRIMIMIMNMTWKTMVSNNPYICEREAPESKQEISSARQWRCSICTYDNDESMNACDICGVIRNPTAGNSNNNDKRTANSLNLKPPKASSGIIDNGATNSQSIVKRLDDSSLLMEKGKRDSGNDNVRGKNEASAIQSSSGSNSSFSLKPKPGVASNFLEDSALSIHSSDEMPENSSALMPKGKHRNMDNSSSSSMIGGERHMLANNISMMSVSDKSEHVSSINAKKSKSIAHYQPDNWMLLDKADDTMTQLNLAIVGHVDSGKSTLSGRLLHLLGRITQKEMHKYEKEAKLQGKGSFAYAWALDESPEERERGITMTVAVAYFDSKKYHVVVLDSPGHKDFVPNMISGATQADAAILVIDACTGAFEAGMESKKGQTREHVQLIRSFGVDQIIVAINKMDAVQYSKDRFDSIKTQLGMFLRSCGFKDSSISWIPLSAMENQNLVSAPSDVVLSSWYHGPCLLDAIDAFQPPSREFSKPLLMPICDVIKSPSMGQVSACGKLEAGALRIGSKVLVMPSGDVGTVRTLERDSQACSVARAGDNVAVSLVGIDGSNVIAGGVLCHPDFPVPVAKHLELKVLVLDFATPILIGSQLEFHLYHTKEAARVVRIISLLDPKTGKETKKAPRCLTPKQHALIEVDLHGPVCAQEFSSCKALGRVSLRVLGRTIALGVVTKIIEEQA; encoded by the exons ATGGTGTCGATTtcgatgatgatgatgattatgaggattatgattatgattatGAATATGACGTGGAAGACTATGGTCAGTAACAATCCATATATATGTGAAA GGGAAGCACCAGAATCTAAGCAAGAAATTAGTAGTGCTAGGCAATGGCGTTGCTCCATTTGCACTTATGACAATGATGAGAGTATGAATGCTTGTGACATTTGTGGGGTAATTCGTAATCCTACTGCAGGCAATTCCAACAATAATGACAAGAGAACAG CCAATTCTTTGAATCTCAAACCTCCTAAAGCTTCTTCAGGAATAATTGACAATGGGGCAACTAATTCACAGTCCATCGTGAAAAGGTTAGATGACTCTTCTCTGTTGATGGAAAAAGGCAAACGAGACAGTGGGAATGATAATGTACGTGGAAAGAACGAGGCGTCTGCTATACAGTCAAGTTCTGGTTCAAATAGCTCCTTTTCTTTGAAGCCAAAACCTGGAGTAGCAAGCAATTTCTTAGAGGATAGTGCACTAAGCATCCATTCAAGTGATGAAATGCCAGAGAACTCATCTGCATTGATGCCAAAAGGCAAACACAGAAATATGGATAATAGCAGTTCATCTTCAATGATTGGGGGCGAGCGTCATATGCTTGCTAATAACATAAGCATGATGTCTGTCTCTGATAAATCAGAACATGTAAGTAGCATTAATgctaaaaaatctaaatcaaTTGCACATTATCAGCCTGACAACTGGATGCTCCTTGACAAAGCAGATGATACAATGACTCAACTGAATCTTGCAATT GTTGGCCATGTTGACTCAGGAAAATCAACACTCTCTGGTAGACTGCTACATCTTTTAGGAAGAATAACCCAAAAAGAAATGcacaaatatgaaaaagaagcCAAATTACAG GGCAAGGGGTCCTTTGCCTATGCTTGGGCATTGGATGAGAGTCCTGAAGAAAGGGAAAGGGGTATAACTATGACAGTGGCTGTTGcttattttgattcaaaaaaatatcacGTGGTTGTGCTCGATTCCCCGGGCCACAAGGATTTTGTTCCAAACATGATATCTGGGGCTACGCAAGCTGATGCTGCAATTCTTGTCATAGATGCCTGTACTGGTGCTTTTGAAGCTGGCATGGAGAGTAAGAAGGGGCAAACAAGAGAGCATGTCCAACTTATTAGAAGTTTTGGAGTTGATCAAATTATAGTTGCGATTAATAAAATGGATGCTGTGCAATATTCCAAGGATAGgtttgattcaattaaaacACAACTTGGAATGTTTCTCCGTTCTTGTGGCTTTAAAGATTCGTCAATTTCATGGATTCCATTGAGTGCCAtggaaaatcaaaatttagtATCAGCTCCTTCTGATGTTGTTTTGTCATCCTG GTATCATGGACCTTGTCTGTTAGATGCAATTGATGCTTTTCAACCTCCCAGTAGAGAATTCTCAAAACCCTTACTTATGCCCATATGTGATGTCATCAAGTCACCTTCAATGGGACAGGTGTCAGCCTGTGGTAAATTAGAGGCTGGAGCTCTTCGGATTGGATCAAAG GTTTTGGTGATGCCATCAGGAGATGTAGGAACGGTACGCACCCTAGAGCGTGACTCTCAGGCCTGTTCTGTTGCAAGAGCGGGAGACAATGTGGCTGTCAGTCTAGTGGGGATTGATGGGAGCAATGTGATAGCTGGGGGTGTTCTTTGTCACCCTGACTTCCCTGTCCCTGTTGCAAAGCATTTGGAGTTGAAGGTGCTTGTCTTGGATTTTGCGACCCCAATTTTGATTGGCTCTCAA CTGGAATTTCATTTATACCATACAAAAGAGGCTGCAAGAGTTGTAAGGATAATATCATTACTTGATCCAAAAACTGGAAAGGAGACAAAGAAAGCACCCCGCTGTCTTACTCCAAAGCAACACGCATTAATTGAG GTTGATTTGCACGGACCAGTTTGTGCTCAAGAGTTCTCAAGTTGCAAAGCTCTTGGAAGAGTGTCTCTGAGAGTATTAGGTAGGACGATTGCCTTAGGTGTTGTGACAAAGATAATTGAAGAGCAGGCGTAG
- the LOC8282065 gene encoding HBS1-like protein isoform X3, whose translation MVSISMMMMIMRIMIMIMNMTWKTMVSNNPYICEREAPESKQEISSARQWRCSICTYDNDESMNACDICGVIRNPTAGNSNNNDKRTADSVCKDSGVSIMAKSLFASLPHRTLHKPVVAQLQKDDSVTKGAQGNTKFLNCENFQGNFLELHKAFSSHSHSDINIVPFKFDVPSPDNLVSSGLHSSKRDSRASSGIIDNGATNSQSIVKRLDDSSLLMEKGKRDSGNDNVRGKNEASAIQSSSGSNSSFSLKPKPGVASNFLEDSALSIHSSDEMPENSSALMPKGKHRNMDNSSSSSMIGGERHMLANNISMMSVSDKSEHVSSINAKKSKSIAHYQPDNWMLLDKADDTMTQLNLAIVGHVDSGKSTLSGRLLHLLGRITQKEMHKYEKEAKLQGKGSFAYAWALDESPEERERGITMTVAVAYFDSKKYHVVVLDSPGHKDFVPNMISGATQADAAILVIDACTGAFEAGMESKKGQTREHVQLIRSFGVDQIIVAINKMDAVQYSKDRFDSIKTQLGMFLRSCGFKDSSISWIPLSAMENQNLVSAPSDVVLSSWYHGPCLLDAIDAFQPPSREFSKPLLMPICDVIKSPSMGQVSACGKLEAGALRIGSKVLVMPSGDVGTVRTLERDSQACSVARAGDNVAVSLVGIDGSNVIAGGVLCHPDFPVPVAKHLELKVLVLDFATPILIGSQLEFHLYHTKEAARVVRIISLLDPKTGKETKKAPRCLTPKQHALIEVDLHGPVCAQEFSSCKALGRVSLRVLGRTIALGVVTKIIEEQA comes from the exons ATGGTGTCGATTtcgatgatgatgatgattatgaggattatgattatgattatGAATATGACGTGGAAGACTATGGTCAGTAACAATCCATATATATGTGAAA GGGAAGCACCAGAATCTAAGCAAGAAATTAGTAGTGCTAGGCAATGGCGTTGCTCCATTTGCACTTATGACAATGATGAGAGTATGAATGCTTGTGACATTTGTGGGGTAATTCGTAATCCTACTGCAGGCAATTCCAACAATAATGACAAGAGAACAG CTGACAGTGTGTGCAAAGATTCTGGAGTATCCATAATGGCCAAGTCTCTTTTTGCATCATTGCCACATCGGACACTCCACAAGCCTGTAGTAGCTCAACTGCAGAAAGATGATTCTGTGACTAAGGGGGCACAAGGGAACACTAAATTTCTCAACTGTGAGAATTTCCAAGGAAACTTTCTTGAATTACATAAGGCCTTTAGTTCTCATAGCCACTCCGACATCAACATAG TTCCTTTCAAGTTTGATGTTCCATCTCCAGACAATTTGGTTTCTAGTGGACTGCATTCCTCCAAAAGGGACTCAAGAG CTTCTTCAGGAATAATTGACAATGGGGCAACTAATTCACAGTCCATCGTGAAAAGGTTAGATGACTCTTCTCTGTTGATGGAAAAAGGCAAACGAGACAGTGGGAATGATAATGTACGTGGAAAGAACGAGGCGTCTGCTATACAGTCAAGTTCTGGTTCAAATAGCTCCTTTTCTTTGAAGCCAAAACCTGGAGTAGCAAGCAATTTCTTAGAGGATAGTGCACTAAGCATCCATTCAAGTGATGAAATGCCAGAGAACTCATCTGCATTGATGCCAAAAGGCAAACACAGAAATATGGATAATAGCAGTTCATCTTCAATGATTGGGGGCGAGCGTCATATGCTTGCTAATAACATAAGCATGATGTCTGTCTCTGATAAATCAGAACATGTAAGTAGCATTAATgctaaaaaatctaaatcaaTTGCACATTATCAGCCTGACAACTGGATGCTCCTTGACAAAGCAGATGATACAATGACTCAACTGAATCTTGCAATT GTTGGCCATGTTGACTCAGGAAAATCAACACTCTCTGGTAGACTGCTACATCTTTTAGGAAGAATAACCCAAAAAGAAATGcacaaatatgaaaaagaagcCAAATTACAG GGCAAGGGGTCCTTTGCCTATGCTTGGGCATTGGATGAGAGTCCTGAAGAAAGGGAAAGGGGTATAACTATGACAGTGGCTGTTGcttattttgattcaaaaaaatatcacGTGGTTGTGCTCGATTCCCCGGGCCACAAGGATTTTGTTCCAAACATGATATCTGGGGCTACGCAAGCTGATGCTGCAATTCTTGTCATAGATGCCTGTACTGGTGCTTTTGAAGCTGGCATGGAGAGTAAGAAGGGGCAAACAAGAGAGCATGTCCAACTTATTAGAAGTTTTGGAGTTGATCAAATTATAGTTGCGATTAATAAAATGGATGCTGTGCAATATTCCAAGGATAGgtttgattcaattaaaacACAACTTGGAATGTTTCTCCGTTCTTGTGGCTTTAAAGATTCGTCAATTTCATGGATTCCATTGAGTGCCAtggaaaatcaaaatttagtATCAGCTCCTTCTGATGTTGTTTTGTCATCCTG GTATCATGGACCTTGTCTGTTAGATGCAATTGATGCTTTTCAACCTCCCAGTAGAGAATTCTCAAAACCCTTACTTATGCCCATATGTGATGTCATCAAGTCACCTTCAATGGGACAGGTGTCAGCCTGTGGTAAATTAGAGGCTGGAGCTCTTCGGATTGGATCAAAG GTTTTGGTGATGCCATCAGGAGATGTAGGAACGGTACGCACCCTAGAGCGTGACTCTCAGGCCTGTTCTGTTGCAAGAGCGGGAGACAATGTGGCTGTCAGTCTAGTGGGGATTGATGGGAGCAATGTGATAGCTGGGGGTGTTCTTTGTCACCCTGACTTCCCTGTCCCTGTTGCAAAGCATTTGGAGTTGAAGGTGCTTGTCTTGGATTTTGCGACCCCAATTTTGATTGGCTCTCAA CTGGAATTTCATTTATACCATACAAAAGAGGCTGCAAGAGTTGTAAGGATAATATCATTACTTGATCCAAAAACTGGAAAGGAGACAAAGAAAGCACCCCGCTGTCTTACTCCAAAGCAACACGCATTAATTGAG GTTGATTTGCACGGACCAGTTTGTGCTCAAGAGTTCTCAAGTTGCAAAGCTCTTGGAAGAGTGTCTCTGAGAGTATTAGGTAGGACGATTGCCTTAGGTGTTGTGACAAAGATAATTGAAGAGCAGGCGTAG